A section of the Bacteroidia bacterium genome encodes:
- the pyrE gene encoding orotate phosphoribosyltransferase, giving the protein MKAKIAQILLETDSVKLNLKQPFKWTSGISSPIYCDNRRLISFPEHRQVIVEGFVRLIENLPQKPEVIAGTATAAIPWASFVAMRLNLPLLYIRPEPKAYGAGKQIEGAAENFMGKKSIIIEDLISTGGSSLKAAQAMIRELNQRPLGIFAIFQYGFPDTIQLFEKEGYIMDTLCNLDELLDYASSLSYFTDAEIDKIRTFAHNPKLWHP; this is encoded by the coding sequence ATGAAGGCAAAAATAGCTCAAATTTTGTTAGAAACCGATAGCGTAAAACTGAACTTGAAACAACCTTTTAAGTGGACTTCGGGAATTAGCTCTCCTATTTACTGCGATAATCGGCGGTTAATTAGTTTTCCTGAACATCGCCAAGTGATAGTAGAAGGTTTTGTTAGATTGATTGAGAATTTGCCGCAAAAACCCGAAGTCATCGCAGGAACTGCTACGGCAGCCATTCCATGGGCATCGTTTGTAGCTATGCGGCTTAATTTGCCGTTGCTGTATATTCGCCCTGAACCTAAGGCTTATGGCGCAGGTAAGCAAATAGAAGGCGCCGCAGAGAATTTTATGGGTAAAAAAAGCATCATTATTGAAGATTTAATTTCCACAGGGGGAAGTTCGCTCAAAGCTGCCCAAGCTATGATTAGAGAATTAAACCAAAGACCCTTAGGTATATTTGCTATTTTTCAGTATGGCTTTCCAGATACAATACAGCTTTTTGAGAAAGAAGGCTACATCATGGACACGCTTTGTAATTTAGATGAATTGTTAGATTACGCTTCAAGTTTATCTTACTTCACTGATGCAGAAATAGATAAAATTCGTACTTTTGCTCATAATCCTAAACTGTGGCATCCTTAA